In a genomic window of Gossypium arboreum isolate Shixiya-1 chromosome 9, ASM2569848v2, whole genome shotgun sequence:
- the LOC108455929 gene encoding protein NRT1/ PTR FAMILY 5.9: MAEEGRAQGLSKSCVLLIVIAGMERFAFKGVASNLVTYLTDVVKMSNSSAAKTVNSWCGFTSIVPLLVAPLADSFWDRYSTILTSSFLYVLGLGAVASTALLWTYRPPSTTSSSAFLFWSLCLISLGQGAYNPSLQAFGADQLDHDDELPCTIDDKKTSKKKGLFFQWWYFGVCSGSLLGVILMSYIQDTLGWVLGFAIPMFAMVISVVFFTCGNRIYAHKPDRTMYNKHFPNMLRVIKMMASRLINGGIALPNDKSNMAELELEERPLCDQKVCINEVSDLNLESESNTHLIENAKIVLRLLPIWTMLLVFAVIFQQPATFFTKQGMTMKRNIGKNFMIPPATLQSAITLSIILLMPLYDKVFIPITKMVTRNEKGISVMQRMGVGMFLSVIAMIIAAVVETKRLEISRETGVQESETVPLSIFWLLPQYVLLGISDIFTVVGMQEFFYNEVPVRMRTMGFALYTSVFGVGSFLSALMISVIEAFTSSGGRQSWFSDDMREDRLDKLYCLLAIASALSLLFYAICCKCYKSRIELENGNRK; this comes from the exons ATGGCTGAAGAAGGAAGAGCTCAAGGACTTAGTAAATCATGTGTTCTTCTTATAG TGATTGCTGGCATGGAGAGGTTTGCTTTTAAAGGGGTGGCATCAAATTTGGTGACATATCTTACAGATGTAGTGAAGATGAGCAATTCTTCAGCTGCCAAAACAGTGAACAGTTGGTGTGGGTTTACTTCAATTGTACCATTGTTGGTAGCACCCTTGGCTGACTCATTTTGGGATAGGTATTCAACCATCTTGACCTCCTCTTTCCTCTATGTTTTG GGCCTTGGAGCAGTGGCATCAACAGCTTTGCTATGGACATATAGACCTCCAAGCACCACAAGTTCCTCAGCCTTCCTCTTTTGGTCCCTTTGTTTGATTTCATTAGGCCAAGGTGCATATAACCCATCACTGCAAGCCTTTGGAGCCGACCAATTGGACCATGATGATGAACTTCCATGCACAATTGATGACAAAAAAACCTCCAAAAAAAAGGGGTTATTTTTCCAATGGTGGTATTTTGGTGTTTGTAGTGGCAGCCTCTTGGGTGTAATCCTTATGTCCTACATCCAAGATACCTTAGGTTGGGTACTCGGTTTTGCCATCCCCATGTTTGCCATGGTTATATCGGTCGTGTTTTTCACATGCGGTAATCGGATCTACGCTCATAAACCGGACCGAACCATGTACAATAAACACTTTCCCAACATGCTTCGAGTCATCAAAATGATGGCATCGAGATTAATCAATGGTGGAATCGCCTTGCCAAACGACAAGTCCAATATGGCCGAGCTAGA GCTTGAAGAGAGACCTCTTTGCGATCAAAAGGTTTGCATCAATGAGGTCTCGGATTTAAATCTTGAGTCTGAATCCAATACTCATCTAATTGAAAACGCGAAAATAGTGCTCCGACTTTTGCCTATATGGACGATGCTTCTAGTGTTTGCAGTAATTTTCCAACAGCCTGCTACGTTTTTTACGAAACAAGGGATGACAATGAAACGAAACATCGGGAAGAACTTCATGATACCTCCCGCTACGCTACAAAGCGCTATTACATTGTCTATAATCCTCTTGATGCCTTTATACGACAAAGTTTTCATCCCGATCACAAAGATGGTTACTCGTAACGAGAAAGGTATTAGTGTAATGCAAAGGATGGGAGTCGGGATGTTCCTTTCTGTCATCGCTATGATCATCGCTGCAGTCGTTGAAACGAAGAGGCTCGAGATCAGCAGGGAAACTGGCGTCCAGGAATCTGAAACGGTGCCATTAAGCATCTTTTGGTTACTTCCTCAGTATGTTCTTTTAGGCATTTCAGACATTTTCACTGTGGTTGGCATGCAAGAGTTCTTCTATAACGAAGTACCAGTCCGTATGCGGACGATGGGATTCGCTCTATATACCAGCGTTTTTGGCGTCGGAAGTTTCCTTAGCGCCTTGATGATATCGGTCATCGAAGCATTTACGAGTTCGGGAGGAAGACAAAGCTGGTTCTCGGATGACATGAGGGAGGATAGGCTTGACAAACTTTACTGCCTTTTAGCCATTGCCAGTGCTTTGAGCTTACTGTTTTATGCAATCTGTTGTAAATGCTATAAAAGTaggattgagcttgaaaatggaAACCGTAAATAA